In bacterium, the following are encoded in one genomic region:
- the scpB gene encoding SMC-Scp complex subunit ScpB, whose protein sequence is MRENESKTKVTQELFNERTISDESIVEALIAASPEPISEYKISRATGIDPQRITKIVDDLNRQYRNSGRSFEIRYIAGGYSFYVLPDFAPWLEELASRTSLHITRSMLEVLAIVAVKQPVTKKVIDKIRGVNSIGPLQQLLSERLITIKGRAKTPGRPFIYVTTKRFLKLFGLEKDSDIPKIEELKELFEEK, encoded by the coding sequence ATGAGAGAAAACGAATCAAAAACAAAGGTGACGCAGGAACTATTCAATGAGCGGACAATATCAGATGAGTCTATAGTTGAAGCCCTTATAGCAGCTTCACCGGAGCCTATCAGCGAGTATAAGATTTCTCGTGCCACAGGTATCGACCCGCAGAGAATCACAAAAATTGTCGATGATCTTAATAGACAATACAGGAACAGTGGAAGAAGCTTTGAGATAAGATACATAGCTGGTGGTTACTCTTTTTATGTTTTACCTGATTTTGCTCCGTGGCTTGAGGAGCTTGCGAGCAGAACATCTCTACACATAACGCGTTCTATGCTTGAAGTTTTAGCAATTGTTGCTGTCAAGCAGCCAGTAACGAAAAAAGTTATCGATAAAATAAGGGGAGTAAACTCTATTGGTCCTCTTCAGCAGCTTCTAAGCGAGAGATTGATAACCATAAAAGGGCGCGCTAAAACACCCGGAAGACCTTTCATTTATGTCACTACAAAAAGGTTTCTCAAATTGTTCGGACTCGAAAAGGATTCTGATATCCCTAAGATTGAAGAACTCAAGGAGCTTTTTGAGGAGAAGTAA
- a CDS encoding 50S ribosomal protein L28 — translation MAKVCEICGRRVQVGNRVSHANNRTKRRFLPNIQKVRVITASGRVRKINVCVRCLKSGKVQKYVKVKSEE, via the coding sequence ATGGCTAAAGTATGCGAAATATGCGGAAGAAGGGTTCAGGTTGGGAACAGAGTCAGCCACGCTAACAACAGAACCAAGAGGCGTTTTTTGCCAAACATCCAGAAAGTAAGGGTTATTACCGCAAGTGGCAGGGTGAGAAAGATTAATGTATGTGTTAGATGCTTGAAATCTGGAAAAGTGCAGAAATATGTTAAAGTAAAATCTGAGGAATAA